ATGGGTATTTTGAACCGGTGGATCGCTTCGGGCGTCGCATGGGGACGTCCGCTCTATCCGCTTCTGAAAGGGCTTGACTTATTAAGGAGAATATTTTATGAAACGATCCCAGTCGAGAGCGTGATTGGGAAACTCCTTCCCTTTGTCAGAAATGGAAAGAAGAGGAATCTTCCTCCCGTTGCAAGAATTCCCTTTTACCGTCAGTTCCAAAAAAATAAGAGGCCTGCCCTGGCCGGTCTGCCCAAAGGGAGAGTCGCTTTTTTCCCGGGATGCGTCATCAATTTTTCGGAGACTGAAATTGGAAAGGCGACGGTAGAGGTATTAAACCATTACGGGATTGAAGTTCTTATTCCTCCCGTCCAGCTCTGCTGCGGAATTCCTTTAATTTCAATGGGGGAAAGAAGTTCCGCAAAAAAAATAGCTCTGAAAAACATGGAGATGCTCGAAGAGATGAAAGTTGATGCCGTCATCACTTCCTGCGCGTCCTGTGCCTATACCTTTAAGAAGGAATATCCCAAATTGTTTCCCGAAGATGAAAAACGCGTTGAAAAATTTCAGGCTCTGGTTTGGGATGTCCATGAATTCCTTTCTCAAAAAGTCGACATTACAACGGGATTGGGTGAAATTAATCAATCGGTCAGTTTTCATGATCCCTGCCATTTAAAAAGGGGCCTTGGCATTTCAGAATCGCCGCGAGAGATTTTAAAAGCCATTCCGGGAATTCAATTTAAAGAAATGAAAGACGCGGATCGCTGCTGTGGATTCGGAGGGATATTTTCGCTGAAGCACTATGACCTTGCCATGAAGGTTGCGGAGGAGAAGGTGGCTCGAATTGAAGAGAGTCAGGTTGAAACAGTAGCGACCGGTTGTCCCGGCTGCTCTCTCCATATCGGAGACGCCCTGACTCAGGCCGGAAACAAGACAGTGGTCCGGCATACAGTCCAGATTCTGGCCGATTCAATCCGGAGTCAGAAGGCGCCTTCCGGGAAGAAGGCTAATCCGCTTGACGCCCGGTCGAGGGAAAAGTCTGAAGCTGCCGAAATAGATTTTATAAAAATGAAATAAGAAAGGAAACTGCACATGAAGTTTTTTATTGATTCCGCAAATGTTGCCGAAATAAGGGAGGCGAATGACCTGGGGGTGATCGACGGGGTCACCACGAACCCTTCGCTCGTTTCGAAAGAGGGAAGAGATCTGAAAGGCGTTATTCGGGAGATCTGTTCGATTGTGAATGGACCGATCAGCGCCGAAGTCGTCGCACTTGATGCGAAAGAGATGGTGAAAGAAGGTCTGGAACTGGTGAAAATCCATTCCAATGTAGTGGTCAAGATTCCGATGACTTCTGAAGGGCTCAAGGCCATTAAAATTTTGAGCAAAGAGAATATCCGGGTCAATACCACCCTGATTTTCTCTCCGATCCAGGCCTTGATGGCGGCCAAAGCAGGCGCGGCTTATGTTTCTCCCTTTGTAGGACGCCTGGATGATATCGGCCATGTCGGAATGGACCTGATTCAGCAAATTGTCACGATTTTTACCAATTATGCGTTTAACACGGAAGTCCTGGTTGCGTCGGTCCGCAATCCGGTTCACTTGATTGACGCGGCCATGTTAGGAGCCCATGTTGCGACCATTCCCTATTCCGTTATTATGCAACTGACCAAGCATCCCCTGACCGACTCCGGATTGAATAAATTCCTCTCAGATTGGAACAAAAACCCGAAAAAAGGGTCATGAAAAAGGCTTGACTCCTCAATCCTCTCTAAGCTACCATCCCCATTTATCTTAATGGGACGGCCATTCTTCCATCGGAGCGTGGTTTAGGCTCGCGGTCCCCTCCTCTAACCTTCAAAGCGTCATAGCTGGATGTTCGAAAATAAATGGCGAATATCACTAAAATAATCATTGGATCCGATCACGCCGGGTTTGAATTCAAAAAAGAAATCGTCGGCCTGCTCCAGGCAAAAAAAATCGCTTTTGAAGATATAGGAAATCACACAAAAGATTCTTCAGACTATCCGGATACCGCAATTCTGGTCGGTGAAGCGGTTTCAGCCGGCAGAGCGGAACGAGGCATTTTGATCTGTGGATCCGGCGTGGGCATGTCGATCGTGGCGAATAAATTTCCCGGCGTTAGGGCGGCGCTGGTCACGGATGTCGAAACGGCCCGATTAAGCCGTCTCCATAATAATTCAAATGTCTTGATCCTGGGAGAAAGGGTTCTGGAACCTCAGAAGATTCCCGCTATTCTGTCGGTCTGGCTCGATGCTGAATTCGAAGGGGGGCGCCACCAAAGGCGATTGGAAAAAATCGAAGCGTTAGAAAAACAACTGTATCTTCACCCCCAAAAGAAATAAGAGGAAAGTCTATGTCATCCTTAAAAACGAGAGATCCGGAAATTTACCAGGCCATCGAACTGGAAAAGAAACGGGAAAAGGAGAAGATCGTTCTGATTGCGTCTGAGAATTATGCCAGTCCCGCGGTGATGGCGGCTCAGGGGTCCGTATTCACGAATAAATATGCGGAAGGGTATCCCGGAAGGAGATATTACGGCGGTTGTGAATTTGTCGATATCGCCGAACTTCTGGCGATTTCAAGAGCCAAGAAACTTTTCAATGCAGAACATGTTAATGTTCAACCTCACGCGGGTTCGCAGGCCAACATGGCGGTATATTATTCGGTTCTCAAGCCGGGCGACACCATCCTAGGGATGAGCCTTTCACATGGCGGACATTTAACTCACGGAAGCCCGGTCAGTTTTTCAGGAAATCTTTACAAAGTCGTTTCTTACGGAGTTCATCAATCGACAGCACTTATCAATTATGATGAAGTGGAAGAACTGGCTTTGCAATCGCGACCAAAAATAATTGTAGCTGGGGGAAGTGCCTATTCCCGAGTCATTGACTTTAAGCGATTTAGGGAAATTGCCGATAAGGTGGGAGCACTTTTTATGGTCGACATGGCCCATTTCGCCGGCCTGGTCGCCGCCGGAGTGCATCCCAATCCGGTTGAGTTTGCAGATTTTGTCACGACCACGACCCATAAGACCTTGAGAGGTCCAAGAGGCGGGATGGTTCTCTGCAGGGAGCAATTTGCCAAAGGAATCGATAAAGCGGTATTTCCTGGACTTCAGGGAGGTCCTTTAATGCATGTGATCGCGGCCAAGGCTGTTGCGTTTAAAGAGGCAATGGGAAAAGAGTTTAAAAGTTATCAGAAACAAGTTGTTTTAAATGCGCAGGCCCTCGCCAAAGCATTGTCTAAAAAAGGGTATCCCATTGTTTCAGGGGGGACCGATACCCATCTATTTCTTGTTGATTTGAGGGAGAAGTCTTATTCAGGAAAAGAAGCTGAAGCCGCCCTTGATGTTGCGGGAATCACCCTCAACAAGAATGCCATTCCCTTCGATCCCAAACCTCCGTTTGTGACCAGCGGTGTGAGAATCGGAACTCCCACAGTGACGACGCGCGGCATGAAAGTTCGAGAAATGGTTCAAATCGCCGATCTGATCGACTCTGTTCTCAAAAATCTCGACCGCCCGGAAGAATTTGAAAAGATCAAGAAACAGGTTAAAGCCCTCTGCAAAAAATTTCCGACCCCCTTTTGAGGCCTGATTTATCGATGAATGAGGTGGTCCAGCCCAAAAAGGTTATAAGCGGAGAGCCTAAGCAGGAACTCCGGAGAGATGTAACGATCTGGGGTTCCTATATGTGGGGATTCGCGGATGTCGGCGCGGATAGTTACGTTGCTCTCGGGCTTGTGATTGCCTATGTCCAGGGGGCCGCCGGGCTGGCCTTTGCTCTGGCCGGGATTGTTTATATCCTGATTGGCCTGGCCTATACCGAACTGGCTTCGGCCTATCCCGTTTCGGGTGGCGGTCCTTACTATTGCCTCCGTGGTCTCGGTGATTTCTGGGGTTTTGTCGGAGGATCCGCGCTGATGCTGGACTATACGATCGACATTGCTCTCTTTGCGGTGGCAAGTGCCGGATATGTTAATTTCTTTCTCCCCTATATCACGGGGCATTCGATAGATTACTTCGCATTTGATTTCGGCATGCTCCATCAGGTGAATCCTGTTTGGTGTATCGAATCACTTCTTATTATATTCTTTCTCATGATGCTTAATATCAAAGGGGTGCGGGAATCGTCGCTCCTGAACGAAGTATTAGGCGGCGTGACGATTGCCATGGAATCGCTTCTGGTCATCGTCGGTTTTGTTTTTGCGTGGAAGCCAGAGCTCCTGGTCGATCAATGGGTCCATCAGTTTCCCTCTTTCCATAATTTTATGTACGGGTCCTCTCTGGCCATCATCTCATTTGTTGGACTCGAGTCGATCTCCCAGGCGGCACAGGAAACGCGGCGGCCGGCTACGATCATCCCGAGAACGTCTATCACGCTGGTCTTTTCCGTTTTTATCTTTGCGCTTTCTCTCTCCATCCTGGGTTTGGGAGTACTTCCCTGGCAGGAATTCGCAAAACATGTGGATAATCCGGTAGCAGTGCTGGCAGGAGCCCTGCCAATGATCGGGCCTGTGGCCGGTATTCTCGCCGCGATGTTAGGAGCGATCATCCTCTTTATCTCTTCGAACGCCGGAATCATGGGCGCTTCCCGCCTTGCCTATTCGATGTCACAATTCAAGCTTATTTCATCCTGGTTTGACGTGGTCCATCCTAAATACCATACGCCGGTACGTACCATTATGGTTTTCTCTCTGGTCGGAGTCGTTCAGACATTTCTTTCGTTTCTTTCTCCCAGTGCGATGGATACCCTGGGCAATATGTATGCATTTGGCGCCTCATTAGGTTATACCATGGTCTTTATTGCACTCATCAAACTGAGGTTTTCTGATCCCTACAGTCCAAGACCCTACCGGATGCCGTGGAATATCAAATTGAAATATAAGGGAGAGGTGGTTTACCTTCCCATTCTGGCTTTTATTGGCATGTTGGGGATTAGTTTGATCCTGTTTGAAGTGATCCTGACCCATGCGATCGGCCGGATTGCAGGACCGGCCTGGATTCTCCTCTGTTTCGGGTATTACGCCTGGTACCGGAAGAAAATGGGGTATCCGATATTTAAGAGCCTTGAACGGGACTGGGAAAAAGAGCAGCTCATGGTTCTCACTGCCGCAGAGGAGTTTGAACTGGTTGAAGAATATAAAAGTGCTTTGGCGGAACGGGATAAACTGGCAGGGGCCCGATCCAAATGAAAACCCGCCTTTCGAAAATATTTTTGACACTCCGCTGGGTCGATTTTTTCCAGTTTGCACATTCTGTGGCTTTTGTCAGCTTTGGTTTTTTGATACTCTTCCGTCTGGGTGTGCGGTCTTCATTTATGGGATACCTCGTAGGCGGATCATTTTTTCTGTTCGGGTTATACCGGTTAAGATATTTTGTCCGCTATTTTAGCAGAGCTTATTTAGAAACACGGAAAAATTCTCCA
This window of the Nitrospirota bacterium genome carries:
- a CDS encoding APC family permease, with product MNEVVQPKKVISGEPKQELRRDVTIWGSYMWGFADVGADSYVALGLVIAYVQGAAGLAFALAGIVYILIGLAYTELASAYPVSGGGPYYCLRGLGDFWGFVGGSALMLDYTIDIALFAVASAGYVNFFLPYITGHSIDYFAFDFGMLHQVNPVWCIESLLIIFFLMMLNIKGVRESSLLNEVLGGVTIAMESLLVIVGFVFAWKPELLVDQWVHQFPSFHNFMYGSSLAIISFVGLESISQAAQETRRPATIIPRTSITLVFSVFIFALSLSILGLGVLPWQEFAKHVDNPVAVLAGALPMIGPVAGILAAMLGAIILFISSNAGIMGASRLAYSMSQFKLISSWFDVVHPKYHTPVRTIMVFSLVGVVQTFLSFLSPSAMDTLGNMYAFGASLGYTMVFIALIKLRFSDPYSPRPYRMPWNIKLKYKGEVVYLPILAFIGMLGISLILFEVILTHAIGRIAGPAWILLCFGYYAWYRKKMGYPIFKSLERDWEKEQLMVLTAAEEFELVEEYKSALAERDKLAGARSK
- a CDS encoding (Fe-S)-binding protein; translated protein: MGILNRWIASGVAWGRPLYPLLKGLDLLRRIFYETIPVESVIGKLLPFVRNGKKRNLPPVARIPFYRQFQKNKRPALAGLPKGRVAFFPGCVINFSETEIGKATVEVLNHYGIEVLIPPVQLCCGIPLISMGERSSAKKIALKNMEMLEEMKVDAVITSCASCAYTFKKEYPKLFPEDEKRVEKFQALVWDVHEFLSQKVDITTGLGEINQSVSFHDPCHLKRGLGISESPREILKAIPGIQFKEMKDADRCCGFGGIFSLKHYDLAMKVAEEKVARIEESQVETVATGCPGCSLHIGDALTQAGNKTVVRHTVQILADSIRSQKAPSGKKANPLDARSREKSEAAEIDFIKMK
- the rpiB gene encoding ribose 5-phosphate isomerase B; amino-acid sequence: MANITKIIIGSDHAGFEFKKEIVGLLQAKKIAFEDIGNHTKDSSDYPDTAILVGEAVSAGRAERGILICGSGVGMSIVANKFPGVRAALVTDVETARLSRLHNNSNVLILGERVLEPQKIPAILSVWLDAEFEGGRHQRRLEKIEALEKQLYLHPQKK
- the fsa gene encoding fructose-6-phosphate aldolase, with protein sequence MKFFIDSANVAEIREANDLGVIDGVTTNPSLVSKEGRDLKGVIREICSIVNGPISAEVVALDAKEMVKEGLELVKIHSNVVVKIPMTSEGLKAIKILSKENIRVNTTLIFSPIQALMAAKAGAAYVSPFVGRLDDIGHVGMDLIQQIVTIFTNYAFNTEVLVASVRNPVHLIDAAMLGAHVATIPYSVIMQLTKHPLTDSGLNKFLSDWNKNPKKGS
- a CDS encoding serine hydroxymethyltransferase; the protein is MSSLKTRDPEIYQAIELEKKREKEKIVLIASENYASPAVMAAQGSVFTNKYAEGYPGRRYYGGCEFVDIAELLAISRAKKLFNAEHVNVQPHAGSQANMAVYYSVLKPGDTILGMSLSHGGHLTHGSPVSFSGNLYKVVSYGVHQSTALINYDEVEELALQSRPKIIVAGGSAYSRVIDFKRFREIADKVGALFMVDMAHFAGLVAAGVHPNPVEFADFVTTTTHKTLRGPRGGMVLCREQFAKGIDKAVFPGLQGGPLMHVIAAKAVAFKEAMGKEFKSYQKQVVLNAQALAKALSKKGYPIVSGGTDTHLFLVDLREKSYSGKEAEAALDVAGITLNKNAIPFDPKPPFVTSGVRIGTPTVTTRGMKVREMVQIADLIDSVLKNLDRPEEFEKIKKQVKALCKKFPTPF